From a region of the Vagococcus coleopterorum genome:
- the rsmD gene encoding 16S rRNA (guanine(966)-N(2))-methyltransferase RsmD produces MRVVAGEYGGRRLKSLPGDNTRPTSDKVKGAIFNMIGPYFDGGIVLDLFSGSGSLAIEAISRGCEQAYCIDKNFQAIQVIKENVEMTKEPHKFSVIKGEANRILEQLATKGLCFDYLFLDPPYAKQEICEQIEKAELLNLFTSDAMIVCEVDKSVELPETIGNFNERRRQNYGGTTVVIYRREEN; encoded by the coding sequence ATGCGAGTTGTTGCAGGTGAATATGGTGGTAGACGTTTGAAATCATTGCCAGGAGATAATACAAGACCAACTTCAGATAAAGTAAAAGGAGCTATTTTTAATATGATTGGTCCTTATTTTGACGGAGGAATTGTTTTGGATTTGTTTTCAGGTAGCGGAAGCTTGGCCATTGAAGCAATTTCAAGAGGGTGTGAACAGGCTTACTGTATTGATAAGAATTTCCAAGCTATCCAAGTGATTAAAGAGAATGTGGAAATGACAAAAGAACCACATAAATTTTCAGTCATTAAAGGAGAAGCGAATCGGATCCTTGAACAATTGGCGACAAAGGGATTATGCTTTGATTATTTATTTTTAGATCCGCCCTATGCGAAGCAAGAAATTTGCGAACAAATTGAAAAAGCCGAGTTATTAAATTTATTTACATCAGATGCAATGATTGTGTGTGAAGTTGATAAATCAGTTGAATTGCCAGAAACAATTGGTAATTTCAATGAAAGACGAAGACAAAATTATGGTGGCACGACAGTTGTCATTTACCGAAGAGAGGAAAATTAA
- the coaD gene encoding pantetheine-phosphate adenylyltransferase, with translation MTKIALFPGSFDPFTNGHLNTVERAAKLFDKVIITVATNTSKVGLFNADEKIKLIEESISQLKNVSVMVQEDGLTVDIADKLGAAFLVRGIRNQTDYEYEKNIASMNKRLNPNVETIFLLAAEEYSNVSSSIIKEIAKFDGDVSAFVPEAVQTAMFKKYHNQ, from the coding sequence ATGACGAAAATTGCATTATTTCCAGGAAGTTTTGATCCCTTTACCAACGGGCATTTAAATACGGTTGAACGTGCTGCAAAATTATTTGATAAGGTGATTATCACTGTAGCGACTAATACATCTAAAGTTGGTCTATTCAATGCTGATGAGAAGATTAAATTAATTGAAGAGTCTATTAGTCAATTAAAAAATGTTTCTGTAATGGTTCAAGAAGATGGCTTAACAGTCGATATTGCAGATAAATTAGGCGCTGCTTTCTTGGTCCGTGGGATTCGCAACCAGACGGATTATGAGTATGAAAAGAATATTGCTTCAATGAATAAGCGCTTAAATCCAAATGTAGAAACGATTTTTTTACTAGCTGCCGAAGAATATTCGAATGTTAGCTCATCTATCATCAAAGAAATTGCAAAATTCGATGGTGACGTTTCGGCTTTCGTTCCTGAAGCGGTCCAAACAGCGATGTTTAAAAAGTATCATAATCAATAG
- a CDS encoding SepM family pheromone-processing serine protease: MNEVKESKKELIKYLGFIILAIVIIASVIIPLPYYVEVPGSAENVRNFVTVNDERDKNDGSYMMTTVGIKRGTVASLLTAKLMPFQEIISKEDLMGDSSDDEYDKLSAYQMTSSENMAKKVALDLSGKPYQFDYKGVYVMAVSEQSAFKGELMTGDVIEEVDSQTFNSTADFMTYIKSKKIGEEVRIDFKRDGESLKTFGKLTEGPDDQKAAIGITLVDHTELKTKDKIEINAGDIGGPSAGLMFTLETYQLLAGVDLRDGREIAGTGTINEDGSVGSIGGIDKKVVAADHMGATVFFAPAEEFPDELLKEYPDLETNYQEAQRAAKTIDTKMEIVPVKTVQDAIDYLNKTRES, translated from the coding sequence ATGAATGAAGTAAAAGAGTCGAAAAAAGAATTAATAAAATATCTTGGGTTTATTATACTTGCAATAGTAATTATTGCTTCAGTGATTATTCCGTTACCATACTATGTTGAAGTACCTGGCTCAGCTGAGAATGTTCGTAACTTTGTCACTGTTAATGATGAACGTGATAAAAATGATGGTTCGTACATGATGACGACAGTAGGTATTAAACGTGGGACAGTAGCCAGTCTGTTAACTGCTAAACTAATGCCGTTTCAAGAAATTATTAGTAAAGAGGATTTGATGGGTGATAGCAGTGATGATGAGTATGATAAACTATCAGCCTATCAAATGACATCATCGGAGAACATGGCAAAAAAAGTAGCCTTGGATTTGTCAGGTAAACCATATCAATTTGATTATAAAGGTGTATACGTCATGGCAGTTTCAGAACAATCTGCTTTTAAAGGTGAACTAATGACAGGGGATGTTATTGAAGAAGTTGATAGCCAAACATTTAATTCCACTGCTGATTTTATGACCTATATCAAGAGTAAAAAAATTGGTGAAGAAGTCAGGATTGATTTTAAGCGTGATGGTGAAAGTTTAAAAACATTTGGTAAACTAACAGAGGGACCAGATGACCAAAAAGCTGCAATTGGCATTACCCTGGTGGATCATACAGAATTAAAAACCAAGGATAAGATTGAAATAAATGCCGGTGATATTGGTGGCCCGTCTGCGGGACTAATGTTCACGCTAGAAACCTATCAGTTATTAGCAGGCGTTGATTTACGGGATGGTCGTGAAATCGCTGGAACTGGAACGATTAATGAAGATGGTTCTGTTGGTAGTATTGGCGGCATTGATAAAAAAGTTGTGGCAGCTGATCACATGGGTGCAACAGTCTTCTTTGCTCCAGCTGAAGAGTTTCCAGATGAGTTACTAAAGGAGTACCCAGATTTAGAAACTAATTATCAAGAAGCTCAGAGAGCCGCGAAAACAATTGACACTAAGATGGAAATAGTTCCTGTTAAAACAGTTCAAGATGCAATTGATTATTTGAATAAAACACGTGAGAGCTAA
- a CDS encoding class II fructose-bisphosphate aldolase, with protein MALVSAADMLKQAREGKYAVGAFNTNNLEWTKAILKGAQESNSPVMIQTSMGAAKYMGGYQMCVHMVEDLIESMNITVPVALHLDHGEYEDALKCIEIGYTSVMYDGSHHPFDKNIEEAKDVVAKAHAKGVSVECEVGSIGGEEDGIIGSGELADPAECKAMSDTGIDFLAAGIGNIHGSYPENWTGLNFERLGEIADVTDGKPLVLHGGSGIPLEQVQKAISLGVSKINVNTECQEVFAAATRKYIEEGKDLEGKGFDPRKLLAPGTEAVVELVKQRIEWFGSKDKA; from the coding sequence ATGGCATTAGTATCAGCAGCAGATATGTTAAAACAAGCACGTGAAGGTAAATACGCAGTAGGAGCTTTCAATACAAACAACTTAGAATGGACAAAAGCTATTCTTAAAGGTGCTCAAGAGTCAAACTCTCCAGTTATGATCCAAACATCAATGGGAGCTGCAAAATACATGGGCGGATACCAAATGTGTGTCCACATGGTTGAAGATTTAATCGAATCAATGAACATCACTGTACCAGTAGCATTACACTTAGACCACGGTGAATATGAAGATGCATTAAAATGTATCGAAATTGGTTACACTTCAGTAATGTATGATGGTTCACACCACCCATTTGATAAAAACATTGAAGAAGCTAAAGATGTTGTAGCTAAAGCTCACGCTAAAGGTGTTTCAGTAGAGTGTGAAGTTGGAAGTATCGGTGGGGAAGAAGACGGAATCATCGGTTCTGGCGAATTAGCTGACCCAGCAGAATGTAAAGCAATGTCAGATACAGGAATTGATTTCCTAGCAGCTGGTATTGGTAACATCCACGGTTCATACCCAGAAAACTGGACAGGACTTAACTTTGAACGTTTAGGCGAAATCGCTGACGTAACTGATGGTAAACCATTAGTATTACACGGAGGATCAGGTATTCCATTAGAGCAAGTTCAAAAAGCTATCTCATTAGGTGTTTCAAAAATTAACGTAAACACTGAATGTCAAGAAGTCTTTGCGGCTGCTACTCGTAAATACATCGAAGAAGGTAAAGATCTTGAAGGTAAAGGTTTTGACCCTCGTAAATTATTAGCTCCAGGTACTGAAGCTGTTGTTGAATTAGTTAAACAAAGAATTGAATGGTTCGGTTCTAAAGATAAAGCTTAA
- a CDS encoding RrF2 family transcriptional regulator produces the protein MTKLKLTNATEQALAIMAILSVQKKDVPVSSESIYTKLSVSQSYVKKLLRKLVVSKLIAGVSGNNGGFYLERETDDISLLEIVEAIEGPFQSFPDVGVLQRAFVGFDEYAQNGDNIISGFFSEADRVWEEKLRAITIAEVLKKVFIKEKEIPTRDWNEIEYEG, from the coding sequence ATGACTAAATTGAAATTAACGAATGCAACGGAGCAGGCGCTAGCGATTATGGCGATTTTATCGGTTCAGAAAAAGGATGTCCCTGTGTCCTCAGAAAGTATTTATACAAAATTATCGGTGTCACAATCTTATGTGAAGAAATTATTGCGTAAGCTAGTGGTATCAAAATTAATAGCCGGCGTATCAGGGAATAATGGTGGCTTTTATTTAGAAAGAGAAACGGATGATATTTCTTTATTGGAAATTGTCGAGGCAATTGAAGGACCGTTCCAGTCTTTTCCGGATGTTGGTGTGCTTCAAAGAGCGTTCGTAGGATTTGACGAATATGCTCAAAATGGTGATAATATTATATCGGGCTTTTTCTCTGAAGCTGACCGCGTTTGGGAAGAAAAACTAAGAGCGATTACAATCGCAGAAGTATTGAAAAAAGTCTTTATTAAGGAAAAAGAAATTCCGACAAGAGATTGGAATGAGATTGAATATGAGGGATGA
- a CDS encoding YhgE/Pip domain-containing protein encodes MKNSFKNTWELFKLDWKRIYKNKLTFALILALMVIPSLYAWFNIAALWDPYSNTKDISIAVYSDDKTAEVMGKEINIGDKIIDGLHDNDKVGWRFVDSKEELDKGVKSGKYYGGVYLPEDFSEHLVSFVGGDIKKPEIEYSVNQKINAIAPKITDKGASGIQDQITKQFIATISEGLVSGLNEVGVDLDSNIVNIDKISNKILDLDDNMDKIDGYTKEVIELNKKMPEIKGKLDKANEFTKYMPELNKLGDRVVAINGMMPTIQEKGGLILEVQDKIPEIQNAAKQVEQIDQDFDKVADTMNDAISEAKTGLDVIGKTQEVLPNVEKLINDANAALPDISNGLNDISTSLPEIASGVGSGLKIVLVVATDVQNITHELAQNVTEENKAEKIKQLVGVFDSFNGMHKMLTHTITVMQKINEMGSTEALDPLINQLTEAQGKVEAIMSKLSDLIENAENLSAEELQVRLEEISKEAASIVSALSGLDPEEISRQLSAVIEKVQKVLGDAENITNQVIDNKMISEINGLLANASGTITEGISFLEKYQAQIPEIKQEIHDASMMLNENMDTIVSGINKAADLYQNDLPNVTEKMGLAAGFIQNDLPGVEADVNKTMGMVNEKLPLVESALDSAQGLIENEWPNIQKGVSRVAELIREGRKDIDFAALMKLLKADAKAESDFLASPVLIDQHDIYPVPNNGSASAPFYTALCLWVGAVLFSSIASTEFHLTDEQRKKYSKRQQFLARMATFLVVSFFQALIVALGNYYLLGTYAANPVFAILFAIVVGLVFMVMVYVLVALFGNLGKGAAVIILVLSISGGGGNYPIEMSGKFFQMINPLLPFTHAVNLLREPVGGIYWPNAIKALVILLIVGLAFFIIGVMFFPQIQKYTKKLNDYLKKGHILH; translated from the coding sequence ATGAAAAATAGCTTTAAAAATACGTGGGAATTATTTAAATTAGACTGGAAACGCATTTACAAAAATAAATTAACTTTTGCATTGATTTTAGCTTTGATGGTCATTCCATCATTATACGCATGGTTTAATATTGCGGCTCTATGGGATCCGTATTCAAATACTAAAGACATTTCTATTGCTGTTTATTCAGATGATAAAACAGCCGAAGTCATGGGTAAAGAGATCAATATTGGAGATAAGATTATTGATGGTCTACATGATAATGATAAAGTCGGCTGGCGCTTTGTCGATTCTAAAGAAGAATTAGACAAAGGCGTTAAAAGTGGTAAATATTATGGTGGAGTCTATTTGCCAGAAGATTTCTCAGAACATTTAGTCAGTTTTGTTGGTGGTGACATCAAGAAACCTGAAATTGAATATTCTGTAAACCAAAAGATTAATGCTATTGCGCCAAAGATCACCGATAAAGGGGCAAGCGGTATCCAAGATCAGATTACGAAACAATTTATTGCCACAATCAGTGAAGGGTTAGTGAGTGGTTTAAATGAAGTCGGTGTTGATTTAGACAGTAACATTGTGAATATTGATAAAATCAGTAATAAGATTTTAGACTTAGATGACAATATGGATAAGATTGATGGCTATACAAAAGAAGTTATTGAGTTAAATAAAAAAATGCCAGAAATTAAGGGTAAACTTGATAAAGCCAATGAGTTTACAAAATATATGCCTGAGTTAAATAAACTAGGTGACCGTGTTGTTGCAATTAATGGCATGATGCCAACGATTCAAGAAAAAGGTGGGTTGATCTTAGAAGTACAAGATAAAATACCCGAAATACAAAATGCAGCCAAACAAGTTGAACAAATTGATCAGGACTTTGATAAAGTTGCGGATACTATGAATGATGCCATTTCTGAAGCAAAGACTGGTTTAGACGTGATTGGTAAAACGCAAGAAGTGTTACCAAATGTTGAAAAATTAATAAATGATGCAAACGCAGCGTTACCAGATATTTCAAATGGATTGAATGATATTTCAACATCATTACCTGAAATTGCAAGTGGTGTTGGTTCAGGCCTGAAAATAGTGTTAGTTGTTGCAACTGACGTTCAGAACATTACACATGAATTAGCACAAAATGTTACTGAAGAGAATAAAGCTGAAAAAATCAAACAACTTGTAGGCGTTTTTGATAGTTTTAATGGTATGCATAAAATGTTAACTCATACCATTACAGTTATGCAGAAAATTAATGAAATGGGTTCGACAGAAGCTTTGGATCCTTTAATTAATCAATTGACAGAAGCACAAGGAAAAGTTGAAGCGATTATGAGTAAGCTTTCTGATTTGATTGAGAATGCTGAAAATCTATCAGCGGAAGAGTTACAAGTTCGTTTAGAAGAAATTAGTAAGGAAGCGGCTAGTATTGTTTCAGCATTATCAGGTTTGGATCCGGAAGAAATTAGTCGACAATTATCAGCTGTTATTGAAAAAGTCCAAAAAGTCTTAGGCGATGCTGAAAATATTACCAATCAAGTGATTGATAATAAAATGATTTCTGAAATTAACGGGTTGCTTGCAAATGCTTCTGGCACGATAACAGAAGGTATTTCGTTCCTAGAAAAATATCAAGCACAAATTCCCGAAATTAAGCAAGAAATTCATGATGCAAGTATGATGTTGAATGAGAATATGGATACCATTGTAAGTGGTATTAATAAAGCTGCTGATTTGTATCAAAATGATTTACCTAATGTCACTGAAAAAATGGGATTAGCTGCTGGCTTTATTCAAAATGATTTGCCAGGCGTTGAAGCAGATGTTAACAAGACAATGGGAATGGTGAATGAAAAATTACCATTAGTTGAATCAGCTTTAGATTCTGCCCAAGGGTTAATTGAGAATGAATGGCCTAATATTCAAAAAGGTGTAAGTCGCGTTGCTGAATTAATTAGAGAGGGACGTAAAGATATTGATTTTGCTGCGCTAATGAAACTGTTGAAAGCTGATGCAAAAGCTGAGAGTGATTTCTTAGCGAGTCCAGTCCTAATTGATCAACATGATATTTATCCTGTTCCTAACAATGGATCAGCGAGTGCGCCGTTCTATACAGCGCTATGCTTGTGGGTAGGAGCAGTCTTGTTCTCAAGTATTGCAAGTACTGAGTTCCATTTAACAGATGAACAACGTAAAAAATATAGTAAACGTCAACAATTTTTAGCTAGAATGGCAACTTTCTTAGTCGTTAGTTTCTTCCAAGCTTTAATAGTAGCGTTAGGTAACTATTATTTATTAGGAACATATGCTGCTAACCCTGTTTTCGCGATTTTATTTGCGATTGTCGTAGGATTAGTCTTTATGGTCATGGTTTATGTTCTTGTTGCCTTATTCGGTAATTTAGGTAAAGGTGCAGCGGTTATTATTTTAGTATTATCGATTTCAGGCGGTGGAGGTAATTATCCAATTGAAATGTCGGGTAAATTTTTCCAAATGATTAACCCGCTACTACCATTTACACATGCGGTAAACTTATTACGTGAACCGGTTGGTGGTATTTATTGGCCGAATGCCATTAAAGCCTTAGTGATATTATTAATTGTTGGCTTAGCATTCTTCATTATTGGAGTGATGTTCTTCCCACAAATTCAAAAATATACGAAAAAATTAAATGATTATTTGAAAAAAGGTCATATCTTACATTAG
- a CDS encoding lactonase family protein, giving the protein MTELLTLGTYTRDKSQGIYTVSLDTQNDTLKDLTLLTEAGNPTYLAKKDHTLISVLTNGDQGGIASWDLENQSCFLINSVMKNGAAPCYVSIDSERQLTYSANYHTGEITVYQLSLAGQLEQVESLTYAGSGPHPNQATSHAHFADLTPDNRLVTCDLGGDTVYTYDVSPEGKLTEVTSFNAPAGSGPRHLAFHPNKTTAYLFGELDSTVTTLNYDVLTGAFSQNQTYSTLPKDFTGESSGAAIQISQDGRFLYLSNRGHNSIVTFEISADDPNTLTPIQWISTEGDGPRDFTLNKTEDYLIVGHQFTNNLTLFKRSKDTGLLTLVQKDFEAPECVCIV; this is encoded by the coding sequence ATGACAGAACTTTTAACTTTAGGAACTTATACTCGTGACAAAAGCCAAGGTATTTATACCGTTAGTTTAGATACTCAAAATGACACTTTAAAAGATCTCACGCTACTTACTGAAGCAGGAAACCCCACTTACTTAGCAAAAAAAGACCACACATTGATCAGCGTCCTTACTAATGGTGATCAAGGGGGTATCGCATCTTGGGATTTGGAAAACCAGTCCTGTTTCCTTATTAATAGCGTCATGAAAAATGGTGCTGCTCCTTGTTACGTCTCAATTGATTCAGAGCGTCAACTTACTTACAGTGCCAACTATCACACTGGCGAAATTACTGTCTATCAATTATCTTTAGCCGGTCAATTAGAACAAGTCGAGAGCCTAACTTATGCTGGTTCTGGTCCACATCCCAACCAAGCAACATCACATGCCCACTTTGCTGATTTAACACCTGATAACCGACTTGTCACATGTGATTTAGGTGGAGATACTGTCTACACCTATGATGTTAGTCCCGAAGGAAAGTTAACAGAGGTGACTTCTTTTAACGCCCCCGCTGGTTCTGGCCCACGCCACCTTGCTTTTCATCCAAATAAAACCACAGCTTACCTATTTGGCGAGTTAGATTCAACTGTCACCACTTTAAATTATGATGTTCTGACAGGTGCATTTTCTCAAAACCAAACATATTCAACCTTACCTAAAGATTTCACTGGCGAAAGCAGTGGTGCTGCAATCCAAATCAGCCAAGATGGCCGCTTTCTTTATTTATCAAATCGCGGACATAATTCAATCGTTACATTTGAAATTTCAGCTGATGATCCAAATACACTAACGCCAATCCAATGGATTTCAACAGAAGGTGATGGCCCTAGAGATTTCACCCTAAACAAAACTGAAGATTACCTTATTGTCGGTCATCAATTTACAAACAACCTTACTTTATTTAAACGTTCCAAAGACACAGGATTATTAACCCTTGTCCAAAAAGATTTTGAAGCACCTGAGTGTGTTTGTATTGTTTAG
- a CDS encoding AI-2E family transporter → MEKTPSENKQKSWFWHHIMNNRVVSRLLIILLVLLIILVFSKVAFVFAPLGKFFGIVGMPLVISTLLYYFLNPLVNILERKGMSRGLAIGVIYVGVVALITWGVIILVPKIQAQTASLADNWPSYWQTIQDKTNEFINLPIFSQYSEQLESVVESITDSLSSIVKGLSTNTVHGIGNFLGTVANWFITIFTTPFILFYLLKDGHHLAGSFVKLLPTKVRQPAKKVLIDMNNQVSQYIRGQVTVAFTVAIMFMIGFAIIGMDYSVTLGITAGILNLIPYIGSAIAMIPAIFLALVSGPVMLVKVLAVFGIEQVIEGKFVSPLVLASQLKIHPVTIIFVLLTAGKLFGIVGVIIGVPGYAALKVLVQHLFTWYKAASPLYEEE, encoded by the coding sequence ATGGAAAAGACACCTAGTGAAAACAAGCAAAAATCATGGTTTTGGCATCATATAATGAATAATCGTGTGGTCAGTCGGTTACTAATTATCTTATTGGTGTTATTGATCATTTTAGTTTTTTCAAAAGTTGCCTTTGTATTTGCTCCATTAGGTAAATTTTTTGGAATAGTAGGGATGCCGTTAGTTATTTCAACGTTACTCTATTATTTTTTAAATCCACTAGTAAATATTTTAGAGCGAAAAGGGATGTCACGTGGGCTTGCAATCGGTGTGATCTATGTGGGTGTAGTTGCGCTAATTACATGGGGAGTGATTATTTTAGTTCCTAAAATCCAAGCTCAAACGGCTAGTTTAGCTGATAATTGGCCAAGTTATTGGCAGACTATTCAGGATAAGACGAATGAATTTATTAACTTACCAATTTTTAGTCAGTATTCAGAACAGTTAGAATCAGTTGTAGAGAGTATTACTGATAGTCTTTCTAGTATTGTCAAAGGGCTATCAACAAATACAGTCCATGGCATTGGTAATTTCTTAGGAACAGTGGCAAACTGGTTTATTACTATTTTCACGACGCCATTTATTTTATTCTACTTATTAAAAGATGGGCATCATTTAGCTGGTTCTTTTGTGAAGTTGTTACCTACAAAAGTACGCCAACCAGCTAAAAAAGTATTAATTGATATGAACAACCAAGTGTCACAATACATTCGTGGACAAGTGACGGTTGCGTTTACAGTTGCCATTATGTTTATGATTGGTTTTGCGATTATCGGTATGGATTATAGTGTGACATTAGGAATTACAGCAGGAATTTTAAACCTGATTCCCTATATTGGATCAGCTATTGCGATGATTCCAGCCATATTCTTAGCGCTGGTTAGTGGTCCAGTCATGCTAGTAAAAGTATTAGCAGTGTTTGGAATTGAGCAAGTGATTGAAGGTAAATTTGTATCGCCACTTGTTTTAGCAAGTCAGTTGAAAATTCATCCAGTAACGATTATCTTTGTGCTGTTAACAGCAGGTAAACTTTTCGGTATTGTTGGGGTTATTATTGGAGTGCCAGGTTATGCGGCGTTAAAAGTTTTAGTTCAGCATTTATTCACTTGGTATAAAGCAGCCTCGCCATTATATGAAGAGGAATAA
- a CDS encoding FMN-dependent NADH-azoreductase: MTNVLVIKAHPLNDEQSTSMKVLSHFTDAVKVADADATIEILDLYNDFIPELDGPLLMAFNALKAGEEFTSLTADQQKNVARFNELTELFLNADKIIIGNALWNLNIPTRLKAWVDTINVAGKTFHYTATGPAPLTSGKKAVHIQSSGGSYNGQDYSTRFMEDILKFVGVADVQQIAIEGIDHHPEERENILAAVFAEADAIAKTF; encoded by the coding sequence ATGACAAACGTATTAGTTATTAAAGCTCACCCACTTAACGATGAGCAATCAACTTCAATGAAAGTATTATCACATTTTACAGATGCTGTAAAAGTTGCTGATGCCGATGCAACAATCGAAATATTAGATTTATACAATGATTTTATCCCTGAGTTAGACGGTCCATTATTAATGGCTTTTAACGCTTTAAAAGCTGGTGAAGAATTTACTAGTTTAACAGCTGATCAACAAAAAAATGTGGCTCGCTTTAACGAGTTAACTGAACTATTTTTAAATGCTGATAAAATTATTATTGGAAACGCCTTATGGAACTTAAACATTCCAACTCGCTTAAAAGCTTGGGTTGATACAATCAACGTAGCGGGTAAAACTTTCCACTATACAGCAACAGGTCCTGCTCCACTAACAAGTGGTAAAAAAGCTGTTCACATTCAATCAAGTGGCGGAAGTTACAATGGCCAAGATTACTCAACAAGATTTATGGAAGATATTTTAAAATTTGTTGGTGTCGCTGACGTACAACAAATTGCCATTGAAGGAATCGATCATCACCCAGAAGAAAGAGAAAATATTTTAGCTGCTGTCTTTGCAGAAGCTGATGCTATTGCTAAAACATTTTAA